TGTACCAGGTGCCGCGGCGGTAGGCGACTTCGTCGCCGAGCAGGGAGCGGGCGGCCAGGCGCCCCTGATCGCGGGCCGTGTACCAGAGCTGTTCCGGCCGCCGGCTGCCGTCAGCCCAGGTCACGTTGGCGCAGTCTCCCGCCGCCCACACGTCGGGGGCGCTGGTCTTGAGCGCACCGTCGACGTCGATGGCTCCGCTTGGGGCCAGGACCACCCCGCTCCCGGCCAAGAAGGCGGTGTTGGGGACGACCCCGATCGCGGAGAGCACGATGTCGCAGGGCAGGTCCTCTCCCGCCAGCCGCAGGGCGCGCAGCCGCCCGTCCTCGCCGCGCCGGACCTCCTCCAAGTTCACGCCCAGGCGCACGTGGATCCCGTGGGCGCCCATGTGCTCGGCCACGAGCGCGGCCTCGTTGGCGTCGAGGGCGAGGGGGAAGTACCAGTTCTCGCGGATGACGAAGCTCACGTCCAATCCCCGGTCCCGCAGCACCTCCGCGGCCTCCACCCCGATCAGGCCGCCCCCCACCACCGCCGCCCGCATCCCGGGCCGGGCTTCCTGGTCGAGGGCCTCGAGATCGCGCAGGGTGACGAAGTAATGGAGGCCGGGGCCGGCCGCCCCCGGCCAGGGGGCGGGGCGGGCCCTGGAGCCCACGGCCAGGAGGAGGCGGTCGTAGACGAGGCGCGAGCCGTCCGCGAAGACGAGGGCATGGGCGGACGTCTCCAGGGCGGTCACGCGTTTGCTCACCCGTTCGAAGCCCAACCGCGGGTAGAGGTCCCGGTCGTAGGGCTCGGTGTCCCGGAGCGTGGTCTGGCCGGCAAATATGTACATGAGGGCCGGCCGCGAGAAAAAGTGGTCGTGCTCCTCGGAGACGATGGTGATCTGCGCCTCTGCCTCGCGCCGGCGAAGGGCGAGGGCGGCCTCCATACCGCAGACGCCGTTGCCCAAGATCAGGTAGTGCATGGGCGGTCTGGCCCGGTCAGGGTCTCCGGCCCCGGCTGCCGTCGAGCCAGCTCTCCAGCAGCCCAAAGGAGGCCATCTGGTCCTTCAGGCTCGTCCTCTCCACGAGGGCTTCGATCTCGGCCCTCCCCTGGCGCGCCCAGGGGAGGTCTCCCTCCGCGAGGCCCCAGACCACGGCGGCGGCGATGGCCGCGTTCAAGCGGAGCTGGCGCTGGTCCACCTTGTCAAAGGTATCGGAGCGGGCGTGGTAGTTGGGGGCGTAGTTCGCGGACTCCTGGTTCGCCACCAGGTTGGCTACTCCCTGGAGCATGAAGTCGTAGTTGTCCGTGCCCACGATGGGCTCCTCGACCTGGGCGAAGGGCCCCAGGCCCTGGACGGGGCCGAGGGCTCGCTCCAGGGCGGCCCGCAGCTCGGGCCGCCCGTTGGTGAAGAAACCGTTGATTCTTCCGCTGCCGATGTCGAGGGTGGCGGTGATCCGGTGGCGGTCCAGCTCCGCGGCGTGCGTCTTCGTGTAGCCCCAAGAGCCCAGCATTCCCTGCTCCTCCCCGTTCCAGAGGACGAAGCGGAGGGTGCGACGCGGCCTCAGGCCCAGGGCCCGGATCTGCCGGGCTACGTCGATGACGAGGGCGGCGTTGCAGCCGTTGTCGAGGGCTCCCGTGCCCAGGTCCCAAGAGTCGAGGTGGGCGCCGAGGAGGACGATCTCCTCCGCTTTCTCACCGCCCCGGATCTCGGCCACCACGTTCTGGCCCTCATAGGGGCCGCCGGACTCGATGTCGATCTGGGCCCGGAGGTCCAGGCTCTTGCCCGCTCGCAGCAGGCGGAGGGCCCGCTCCGCTCCTTCGCGCTCCATGACCAGCATCGGGTGCTGGTTCCTCTCTCCCCGGGAGGCGTTGTGGCGGTAGAGCAGCGTCCGCGGACGGGAGGCCATGTAAACGAGCCCGGCCAACCCGGCCGGGAGCGCACGCTTCTCGATGGCGGCCGCCTCGCTGTATTCCTTGAAGAGGCCATCGAGGTCGAGGAGCTCCGGGGTCTCCACGAGGACGAAAGCGCCCTTGGCGGTCGCGCCGAGACGCTCGAAGTCCTTGACCGAGCCCGCGCCCCCGTCCCGAAGGGGAGCCTCCAGCCCCCCGGGCGGGGTCGCGGTCGAGAACGGCATGGCCGCCACTTGGGGGGTGAAGGTGACGGCACCCTTCACCGTCGCCCGCGCCGACCGTTCGAGCCACCGGGCCGGCATCGTGAACGCCTCCGCCCGTGCCTCTACACCCACGGCCCGGAAGCGGGCGAGCCCCCACTCCACCGCCCGGAGGTTGGCGGGCGCGCCCGTGGGCCGGCCCCCCACCTCGTCGGTGAGCGTCCGCAGGTCGTCCAGGAGGGGCGTCTCGCCCACGAGCGCGGCCACCAGGCGTTCCGCGTCGCCGGCCTGGGCGGCCGGGCCCAAGAGCGTGGCCAGACCGAGGAGGATGGTTGTGAACCCGCCCCGGACCCCCTCCGCCGGCTTCACGCGTGTTCCTCTTCGATGAGCCGGCGCAGGTACTGCCCGTACTCGTTCTTGTCCATGGTCTGAGCGATACGAAGGACGTCCTCCGCTTGGATGTACCCCATTTTGTAGGCGACCTCCTCCAAGCAAGCCACCTTCAGGTCCTGCCGCTGCTCGATGGTTTGGATAAAGGTGGAAGCCAGGAGGAGCGACTCGTGGGTGCCGGTGTCGAGCCAGGCCATACCCCGGCCGAGCATCTCCACATGCAGGTCGCCCGCCTTCAGGTAGTGGAGATTCACGTCCGTGATCTCGAGCTCGCCCCGGGCGGAGGGCTTGAGGCTCCGCGCGACGTCCAGCACCCGGTTGTCGTAGAAGTACAGTCCGGTGACCGCATAGGGGGAGCGGGGCTTTTGCGGCTTCTCCTGGAGGCCGACCGCCTTCCCGCCCGCGTCGAACTCGACGACCCCGTAGCGCTGCGGGTCCCGCACCCGATAGGCGAATACGGTGGCCCCCATCTGGCGCTTGGTCGCCCGCTGCACGATCTCGGCGAGGTTGTTGCCGTAGAAGATGTTGTCACCCAGGGCCAGGGCCACCCCGTCCTGGCCGACAAAGTCCCGGCCGATGATGAAGGCCTGGGCCAGGCCCTCCGGCTTCGGCTGCGCGGCATAGACGATGCGGATGCCGAACTGCCCGCCGTCCCCCAACAGCCGCCGGAAACCGTCCTGCTCGTGGGGGGTGGTGATCACGAGGATGTCCCGGATCCCCCCCAGCATGAGGGTGGAGAGCGGGTAGTAGATCATCGGCTTGTCGTAGACGGGAATGAGCTGCTTGCTCACGGCCATGGTGACGGGGAAGAGGCGCGTGCCCGAGCCACCGGCAAGGACGATACCCTTCATGGCCGGGGCAGGATACCATCTCCGCCGGCGCAGTTTCGCGCCGGGATCAGACCATGCCGGAAAAGAGCGGCCCGGAGCGCGCGCGGGAGAACCTCCTGCGCATCATCAAGGGCGACGACTTTGGCGTCGGCCGCGGCCACCCCCTTCCCTACGGGGCCACCCCGAGGAGGGACGGGGTCAATTTCTCCGTGTTCTCGCGCCACGCCACCGGCATCACCCTCGTGCTCTTCCTGCCCGGGGAGTCGGAGCCGGTTCTGGAGTTGCCCCTGGACCCCCGTTACAACCGCACGGGGGACGTGTGGCATGCCTTCCTGCGGGGGCTCGATCCCGGGATCGAATACGGATACCGCGCCCAACGGGACCCGAATCCGGAACCCCGCGTCTACCGCTACGATCCGGGCAAGGTCCTCATCGACCCCTACAGCAAGGCGGTGGCGGGCCTCGAGGCCTGGGGGGAGGGGGATGGCTTCGGCCGCTGGGGCCGGCTCGAGCAGCTGCGCTCGCGGGTGGTGGACGAGGAGTTCGACTGGGGCTTAGAGCACCCCCTCAACGTTCCTCTGGCCGACTCCGTCATCTACGAGATGCACGTGCGCGGGTTCACCCGCCACCCCTCGTCGGGGGTGGCCCAGCCGGGCACGTTCCGCGGGCTCTTGGAGAAGATCCCCTACTTGAAGGAGCTGGGGGTCACGGCGGTGGAGCTGATGCCGGTGACGGAGTTCGAGGAGTGCGACAACCCCCGGGAGAACCTCTTGACCGGCCAGCGGCTCCGAAACTTCTGGGGCTACCAGCCCGTCTCCTTCTTTGCCCCCAAGGCCTCCTATACCGGAAACGGCGAGAGCGGGGGGACGGTGCGGGAGTTCAAGGCGCTGGTGAAGGCCCTGCACGAGGCCGGGATCGAGGTGATCCTGGACATGGTCTTCAACCACACCGCGGAAGGGGATGAGCGCGGCGCCACCTTCTGTTTCCGCGGCCTGGACAACCCGACCTTCTACCTCCTCGAACCCAAGACCGGCCGCTACCTGGATTACTCCGGCTGCGGGAACACCACCAACTGCAACCATCCCGTCCTCCGCTTCTTGATCCTGACCGCTCTGCGCTACTGGGTGACGGAGATGCGCGTGGACGGCTTCCGCTTCGACCTGGCCTCGATCCTGGGCCGGGGGCGGGACGGAGAGGTCCTCCCCAACCCCCCCCTCCTGGAAACGATCGCCGCCGATCCCGTCCTCGCCCACACCAAGCTCATCGCCGAGGCCTGGGACGCGGCCGGGCTCTACCAAGTAGGCAGCTTCCCGAGCTGGGGCCGCTGGGCGGAATGGAACGGCAAGTTCCGCGACGAGGTCCGGCGCTTTGTGAGGGGCGACGGAGGCGTGGCCCAGCTCCTCGCCACCCGTTTAGCGGGCAGCCCCGACCTCTACCGCGGCTCGGGCCGGGCGCCCTACCACAGCATCAACTTCGTCACCAGCCACGACGGCTTCACCCTTCACGACCTCGTCAGCTACGACGAGAAACACAACCACGAGAACGGGGAGGCCAACACCGACGGCAGCCCGGAGAACCTCTCCTGGAACTGCGGGGAGGAGGGCCCGAGCACGTCCCCTTCCATCAACGCATTGCGACGCCGCCAGGTCCGCAACTTCGCCGCTCTTCTCATGCTCTCCCAGGGCGTGCCCATGATCCTGGCCGGGGACGAGCTGGGCCGCACGCAGAGGGGCAACAACAACGCCTACTGCCAGGACAACGAGACGAGCTGGATCGATTGGGGGCTCCGCGGGCAGAACGCGCCCCTCTTCCGCTTCCTCTCCAGACTCATCCGTTTCCGCATGAGCCATCCTTCCCTGCGGCGGCGGACCTTCTTCGAGGACGAACGCCCCCCCGCGGTGGCCTGGCATGGCTTCTCCCTGAACCGCCCGGATTGGACCCCGGAGGGTCGGTGGCTGGCCATGCACCTGCTCCCCATCGAAGGCGACGACGACATCTTTCTGATCGCCAACGCGCACTGGGATGCCCACGAGTTCGAGTTGCCCCGGCTCGGACCGGGCAAGTCCTGGCGGCTCGCCGTGGACACCACCCGGGAGCCGCCGGAGGACATTGCGGAGCCGGGCCGGGAGGGCGCGCTGCCCCGGCAGAACGCGTACGGGGTGGGCCCCCGCTCGGTGGTGGTGCTGGTGGGCCGCTGACCGTTCAGCGGCCCAGGACCGCGCGGGCCTTGGCCAGGGCCCGCCGCAGCCCGTGGTCGGGGTGGAGCGACTCCACCTCGTCCCAGCGCGCCCAGCGCAGCTGGCTGGTCTCCGCCTGCGCGGGGACGAGAGCGGCGCCCCGGGGGGCGATCACGAGGTAGCGCAGATCCAGGTGCTCGTGGGCCGGCTCCCCTCGGCGGGCGGGGATGTCGTGCACGTCCACGTCCAGGGGGCGGGGTGCGGTGGGATGGAGGACGAGGCCCTCGATCCCCGTCTCCTCCCTGGCCTCCCGCAAGGCGACGTCCTCGCCGCGGGTCTCGCCGGGATCGGCGTGCCCGCCCGGCTGCAGCCAGCGATCCAGCTTTCGGTGATGGAGGAGCAGCACCTGGTCCCAGCTCGCCGAGACCACGATCGCGCTGCCCGTCAAGTGTCCCTCCCGGATGCCGCGCTCGAAGGGATGGGGGTGGCGGCCCACAAAGTCCAGGATGCGGCGGAGATCGGCCGCCTCCTCCGCGTCGCCGGGCGCGTGCCGGGAGAGGCTCGCGGCGAGGGTCACGCGGTCATGCTCCGCGCGGCCCGGCGGTTGCACGTGGGGAGACGTCCCGCGCTACGCGGCGGGCTCGGCGGCCGGCGCGGGCAGCGCGGGCGCCCGCTCGATGCGGAAGCGCTCCGCATTTTGGGGCGGGAGCTGGACGTTGCGGGCCAGGCCCAGCACAGCGAGGGCCCGGATGGCCAGCCAATTGGCGTCGAACTCCCACCACTCGATCCCATGGCGAGCGGAGCGCTGAAAGGCGTGGTGGTTGTTGTGCCAGCCTTCGCCCCAGGCCAGGAGGCCCACCCACCAGAGGTTGGTGGAGTTCTCGGGGGTGGTGTACGTCCGGTAGCCCCAGGTGTGGGTGGCGGAGTTGACGAGCCAGGTGACGTGCAGCCCGACCACGATGCGCAGGAAGACGCCCCAGATGACGAGCGGCCAGCCCCCGAAGGCGTACAGCCCGAGCCCGATGAGAATGTTCGGGATCAAGTGCAGGCGGTTGAAGACACGCTGGACGGGATCGGCCACGAGCTCGGGGGCGAAGCGAGCCTCCATCTGGCGCCGGTCCATGCCCAGCTCGCAGAGGATCCAGCCGATGTGGCTCCACCAGAACCCTTCCTTCGGGGTGTGGAGATCCTTGCCCGGCTTGTCGGACTGAGCGTGGTGGATGCGATGCATGGCCACCCAGGAGATCGCGCCTCCCTCGCTGGCCAGCATCCCGCAGAGCGTGCCCAGGTACTCGACGGGCTTACGGACTTGGTAGCCGCGGTGGGTCAGCAGGCGGTGGTAAGTGACTCCGATCCCGATCGAGCCCGAAAGCCACCAAAGAAAAAGGAGAACGCCCAGGCCGGTCCAGGTGAAGGTCCAGGGAGCGAAGAGCGCCATCGCGTGGAGCCACACGAAGTAGCCGACGTTCACCCAGTCGAAGCGCTTTCCGTTCCAGGTCAGAGTCAAGGAGCCTCCTGAAGCCGAGTCGATCAA
This DNA window, taken from Vicinamibacteria bacterium, encodes the following:
- a CDS encoding fatty acid desaturase, whose translation is MTLTWNGKRFDWVNVGYFVWLHAMALFAPWTFTWTGLGVLLFLWWLSGSIGIGVTYHRLLTHRGYQVRKPVEYLGTLCGMLASEGGAISWVAMHRIHHAQSDKPGKDLHTPKEGFWWSHIGWILCELGMDRRQMEARFAPELVADPVQRVFNRLHLIPNILIGLGLYAFGGWPLVIWGVFLRIVVGLHVTWLVNSATHTWGYRTYTTPENSTNLWWVGLLAWGEGWHNNHHAFQRSARHGIEWWEFDANWLAIRALAVLGLARNVQLPPQNAERFRIERAPALPAPAAEPAA
- a CDS encoding M28 family peptidase encodes the protein MKPAEGVRGGFTTILLGLATLLGPAAQAGDAERLVAALVGETPLLDDLRTLTDEVGGRPTGAPANLRAVEWGLARFRAVGVEARAEAFTMPARWLERSARATVKGAVTFTPQVAAMPFSTATPPGGLEAPLRDGGAGSVKDFERLGATAKGAFVLVETPELLDLDGLFKEYSEAAAIEKRALPAGLAGLVYMASRPRTLLYRHNASRGERNQHPMLVMEREGAERALRLLRAGKSLDLRAQIDIESGGPYEGQNVVAEIRGGEKAEEIVLLGAHLDSWDLGTGALDNGCNAALVIDVARQIRALGLRPRRTLRFVLWNGEEQGMLGSWGYTKTHAAELDRHRITATLDIGSGRINGFFTNGRPELRAALERALGPVQGLGPFAQVEEPIVGTDNYDFMLQGVANLVANQESANYAPNYHARSDTFDKVDQRQLRLNAAIAAAVVWGLAEGDLPWARQGRAEIEALVERTSLKDQMASFGLLESWLDGSRGRRP
- the glgX gene encoding glycogen debranching protein GlgX is translated as MPEKSGPERARENLLRIIKGDDFGVGRGHPLPYGATPRRDGVNFSVFSRHATGITLVLFLPGESEPVLELPLDPRYNRTGDVWHAFLRGLDPGIEYGYRAQRDPNPEPRVYRYDPGKVLIDPYSKAVAGLEAWGEGDGFGRWGRLEQLRSRVVDEEFDWGLEHPLNVPLADSVIYEMHVRGFTRHPSSGVAQPGTFRGLLEKIPYLKELGVTAVELMPVTEFEECDNPRENLLTGQRLRNFWGYQPVSFFAPKASYTGNGESGGTVREFKALVKALHEAGIEVILDMVFNHTAEGDERGATFCFRGLDNPTFYLLEPKTGRYLDYSGCGNTTNCNHPVLRFLILTALRYWVTEMRVDGFRFDLASILGRGRDGEVLPNPPLLETIAADPVLAHTKLIAEAWDAAGLYQVGSFPSWGRWAEWNGKFRDEVRRFVRGDGGVAQLLATRLAGSPDLYRGSGRAPYHSINFVTSHDGFTLHDLVSYDEKHNHENGEANTDGSPENLSWNCGEEGPSTSPSINALRRRQVRNFAALLMLSQGVPMILAGDELGRTQRGNNNAYCQDNETSWIDWGLRGQNAPLFRFLSRLIRFRMSHPSLRRRTFFEDERPPAVAWHGFSLNRPDWTPEGRWLAMHLLPIEGDDDIFLIANAHWDAHEFELPRLGPGKSWRLAVDTTREPPEDIAEPGREGALPRQNAYGVGPRSVVVLVGR
- a CDS encoding NUDIX hydrolase, whose product is MTLAASLSRHAPGDAEEAADLRRILDFVGRHPHPFERGIREGHLTGSAIVVSASWDQVLLLHHRKLDRWLQPGGHADPGETRGEDVALREAREETGIEGLVLHPTAPRPLDVDVHDIPARRGEPAHEHLDLRYLVIAPRGAALVPAQAETSQLRWARWDEVESLHPDHGLRRALAKARAVLGR
- the rfbA gene encoding glucose-1-phosphate thymidylyltransferase RfbA; translated protein: MKGIVLAGGSGTRLFPVTMAVSKQLIPVYDKPMIYYPLSTLMLGGIRDILVITTPHEQDGFRRLLGDGGQFGIRIVYAAQPKPEGLAQAFIIGRDFVGQDGVALALGDNIFYGNNLAEIVQRATKRQMGATVFAYRVRDPQRYGVVEFDAGGKAVGLQEKPQKPRSPYAVTGLYFYDNRVLDVARSLKPSARGELEITDVNLHYLKAGDLHVEMLGRGMAWLDTGTHESLLLASTFIQTIEQRQDLKVACLEEVAYKMGYIQAEDVLRIAQTMDKNEYGQYLRRLIEEEHA
- a CDS encoding NAD(P)/FAD-dependent oxidoreductase, whose product is MHYLILGNGVCGMEAALALRRREAEAQITIVSEEHDHFFSRPALMYIFAGQTTLRDTEPYDRDLYPRLGFERVSKRVTALETSAHALVFADGSRLVYDRLLLAVGSRARPAPWPGAAGPGLHYFVTLRDLEALDQEARPGMRAAVVGGGLIGVEAAEVLRDRGLDVSFVIRENWYFPLALDANEAALVAEHMGAHGIHVRLGVNLEEVRRGEDGRLRALRLAGEDLPCDIVLSAIGVVPNTAFLAGSGVVLAPSGAIDVDGALKTSAPDVWAAGDCANVTWADGSRRPEQLWYTARDQGRLAARSLLGDEVAYRRGTWYNSAKFFDLEYTTAGWVPVLLNWDNTPLDPGPDIRYWYRRVPGRYESQRVVLKGERVIGFNMLGSRWDHEPLMRWIEERRDLEYVLSHLPEAQFDEEFSPRFSREAEAQRT